One segment of Ignavibacteriales bacterium DNA contains the following:
- the hemL gene encoding glutamate-1-semialdehyde 2,1-aminomutase gives MKSTKSIKLFENAKKFIPGGVNSPVRAFKSVGITPRFIARAKGANLWDVDGNKYIDYIGSWGPMILGHSHPSIIKAIREKAKHGTSFGAPTELEVKIAQLITNMVPSIEMLRMVNSGTEATMSAIRLARAYTGREKIIKFDGCYHGHADSFLIKAGSGATTFGTPDSPGVTKSTAADTLNAAFNNIDSVKKIVAENKNQIAAIIVEPIVGNMGCIPPKNGFLESLRSICTKENIVLIFDEVMTGFRVAPGGAQELYKIKPDLTTLGKIIGGGLPVGAYGGKREIMEMVAPNGPMYQAGTLSGNPLAMAAGFEMLSILDKNKSIYKHLEQSSKHIEEGFKENFDKLNLNFVVNRVGSMFTLFFTNKKVTDADSARSSDTKLFGSYFREMLDSGIYLPPSQFEAAFVSIAHTDEMIDKTVRANFKSLKSIFKR, from the coding sequence ATGAAATCAACAAAATCAATCAAACTATTTGAGAATGCAAAGAAATTCATTCCCGGTGGGGTAAATTCACCTGTCCGTGCTTTCAAATCTGTCGGCATTACACCTCGTTTTATCGCCCGTGCCAAAGGTGCAAATCTTTGGGATGTTGACGGTAATAAATACATCGATTACATCGGCTCGTGGGGACCTATGATATTAGGTCATTCTCATCCATCGATTATTAAAGCCATTCGTGAAAAAGCCAAACATGGAACAAGTTTTGGCGCGCCCACCGAGCTTGAAGTGAAAATCGCACAGCTTATCACTAATATGGTTCCGTCAATAGAAATGCTGAGGATGGTTAACTCCGGGACTGAAGCAACAATGAGCGCAATACGTTTAGCACGCGCATATACAGGAAGAGAAAAGATAATTAAATTTGATGGATGTTATCATGGTCATGCAGATTCTTTCTTAATCAAAGCCGGTTCGGGTGCGACAACATTCGGCACTCCGGATAGTCCCGGCGTAACAAAATCTACTGCCGCCGACACTTTGAATGCTGCATTTAATAACATCGATTCGGTGAAAAAAATTGTCGCTGAAAATAAAAATCAAATCGCTGCCATCATTGTAGAACCTATCGTCGGAAATATGGGATGCATTCCTCCTAAAAATGGATTTCTTGAATCATTGAGATCGATCTGCACAAAGGAAAATATAGTTTTAATTTTCGACGAGGTGATGACAGGATTCCGGGTTGCACCAGGTGGTGCTCAGGAGCTGTACAAAATCAAACCCGATCTGACCACACTCGGAAAAATAATCGGCGGCGGTTTACCTGTTGGCGCTTATGGCGGGAAACGCGAAATTATGGAAATGGTTGCACCGAACGGTCCGATGTATCAGGCAGGAACGTTATCCGGGAATCCTCTAGCTATGGCGGCGGGATTTGAGATGCTTTCAATCCTTGATAAAAATAAATCGATATATAAACATCTTGAACAATCCTCGAAACACATTGAAGAAGGATTTAAAGAAAATTTCGATAAGCTGAATTTGAATTTTGTAGTTAATCGTGTAGGTTCAATGTTCACTTTATTCTTCACTAATAAGAAAGTAACCGACGCAGATTCGGCTCGCAGTTCAGATACAAAGTTATTCGGATCTTATTTCCGGGAAATGTTGGATAGCGGAATTTATCTTCCTCCATCGCAATTTGAAGCGGCTTTCGTCTCGATTGCTCATACAGATGAGATGATAGATAAAACTGTCAGAGCTAATTTCAAATCACTTAAAAGCATCTTTAAAAGATAA
- a CDS encoding Ig-like domain-containing protein translates to MKSKIILGLLVVLFALTLWGCKDTPPTSAGGSSTIQGYVYDVITGSYLQNVSTILTTEAKSETTFTGTDGLFLFKVDLSKLQNQTATVSIQKFGYLSESFSISVAKDTTLSVGLTLDYSSAGVIVGVVRDSATSYPLRDTKVHLTVPGADTSVITGVDGSYRLSADLVDLQSLSALVTVEKSGYRTKQLPVALTRGQTNNMGNVLLRVDAGSTAGQLMGRVLDNKTRLPITDANLILTAGSLIDTSNTSINGDFSFTIDLAGLTLLNGQLRVSNPGYITRTFNIIIEKGKTLEVEIILDRDTTASSALISGVLRDSLTLYPLRSGTLLLTLPGVVDSVITPTDGSFRLTADLVDRDSMPVLITAYKAGYRTKRFTFTIYRGQSTDLGDVLLVVDAASTVAQLVGRVFDSQSRLPLTNANVTLYSNLLVDSLQTTFSGEYSFSINLNGLPSLPGLLKVEKSGYKQQSLNFSVDAGKQLSNDFYLVRDTTTGIRDSSDSGLYARSIALLSISAREISVYGVGGTESSIITWEVRDSLGFPIDIDHRDTIEFQLIGEPVAGGAYVTPQRAVTNVSGRVATTVNSGTKSGVMQFVAKLYRERDSVWIYSTPVIITVNAGLPDQVHFTVAAHRYNFPAYDWLGRTDAITVQVGDKYSNPVKSNTAVYFSTTGGIIGASGFTDKVTGQATVQLQSGNPHPPDTIYGVPNMAKIAAVTIGENGIAVHDTIVILFSGWSQISEVNADSFNVSRGGRSSRIYYKVSDRFGNPLSSGTHITISLQYTPPPNSQVNLSVTGFVDVTLGDTQARGLGTTDFWFEVVDQTQGGVSSAIPCNVIIKVTSENGNPPDVSIPGIIGG, encoded by the coding sequence ATGAAATCAAAAATTATACTTGGTCTTTTAGTTGTCCTCTTTGCTCTCACATTGTGGGGGTGCAAGGATACACCACCAACGAGTGCCGGTGGGTCTTCCACGATACAGGGATATGTTTATGATGTGATTACAGGGAGTTATTTACAAAATGTCTCCACTATTCTTACAACAGAGGCGAAGAGTGAAACTACGTTTACCGGGACTGATGGTTTATTTCTGTTTAAAGTAGATTTATCGAAACTCCAAAATCAAACTGCTACCGTCAGCATTCAGAAATTCGGATATTTATCCGAATCGTTTTCAATATCTGTCGCTAAAGATACAACATTGAGTGTCGGTTTAACTCTCGATTACTCATCGGCGGGAGTGATAGTAGGTGTTGTTAGAGATAGTGCAACAAGTTATCCTTTACGCGACACAAAAGTGCACCTTACTGTACCCGGAGCCGATACTTCAGTGATTACAGGTGTGGATGGAAGCTATAGACTCTCGGCAGATTTAGTCGATCTTCAATCGCTCAGTGCTCTGGTTACCGTGGAGAAATCAGGTTACCGCACAAAGCAACTTCCGGTTGCATTAACCCGCGGTCAAACCAATAATATGGGAAATGTTCTGCTACGAGTAGATGCAGGATCAACCGCTGGGCAGTTAATGGGACGTGTGTTGGATAATAAAACCCGTTTACCAATTACCGATGCCAATTTAATCCTTACTGCTGGAAGTTTGATTGATACATCCAATACTTCGATTAACGGTGATTTCTCTTTCACCATCGACCTTGCAGGCCTGACGCTTCTGAACGGGCAGTTGAGAGTATCTAATCCCGGATATATAACAAGAACATTCAACATCATAATAGAAAAAGGAAAAACCCTCGAAGTTGAAATTATTCTTGATAGAGACACTACTGCTTCGTCTGCACTTATATCAGGCGTATTGCGGGATAGTCTAACGTTGTATCCGTTGCGAAGCGGCACACTCTTACTTACTTTACCGGGTGTGGTTGATTCTGTAATAACACCTACTGATGGATCGTTCCGTCTAACTGCCGATCTGGTTGATCGCGATTCGATGCCTGTTTTAATCACAGCATACAAAGCAGGTTATAGAACTAAACGCTTTACGTTCACAATTTATCGCGGACAATCAACCGACCTCGGAGATGTATTGCTGGTAGTAGATGCGGCATCAACTGTTGCTCAACTTGTTGGGCGGGTATTCGATTCACAATCAAGGTTGCCGCTAACAAACGCAAATGTTACTTTGTATTCAAATCTGCTTGTTGATAGTTTGCAAACAACTTTCAGTGGAGAATATTCTTTCTCAATCAATTTAAATGGCTTACCGTCATTACCCGGACTGCTAAAGGTAGAAAAGTCGGGTTATAAGCAACAATCACTTAACTTCAGTGTAGACGCAGGTAAACAATTGTCTAACGATTTTTACCTTGTTCGCGATACAACAACTGGCATACGGGATTCAAGTGACTCAGGTTTGTATGCTCGGTCTATCGCTTTATTGAGTATCAGCGCACGTGAGATTTCGGTGTATGGAGTAGGTGGCACTGAATCTTCCATAATCACATGGGAAGTACGCGACTCGCTCGGTTTCCCAATTGATATCGATCATCGTGACACCATTGAGTTCCAATTGATAGGCGAGCCGGTAGCTGGCGGAGCTTATGTTACACCGCAACGTGCAGTCACAAATGTATCGGGCCGTGTTGCAACAACAGTGAACAGCGGAACAAAATCAGGTGTCATGCAATTTGTGGCAAAACTTTATCGCGAGCGTGACAGCGTTTGGATTTATTCAACACCGGTCATCATTACGGTCAATGCCGGATTGCCGGATCAAGTCCATTTCACAGTCGCTGCTCATAGATATAACTTCCCAGCCTATGACTGGCTTGGTAGGACCGATGCGATCACGGTTCAGGTTGGGGATAAATACAGTAATCCGGTTAAATCTAATACTGCGGTTTATTTCAGCACAACAGGCGGAATCATCGGTGCTTCCGGATTTACGGATAAGGTAACGGGACAGGCGACAGTTCAGCTTCAAAGCGGTAATCCACATCCGCCGGATACGATCTATGGTGTTCCAAACATGGCTAAAATTGCTGCCGTTACTATAGGTGAAAATGGTATTGCGGTTCACGATACCATTGTAATTCTCTTCTCAGGATGGTCTCAAATCAGTGAGGTCAACGCTGATAGTTTTAATGTGTCTAGAGGTGGTAGATCGAGCAGGATATACTATAAAGTGTCTGATAGATTTGGTAATCCGTTATCCTCCGGCACGCATATAACGATTAGTCTGCAATATACTCCTCCGCCAAATAGTCAGGTTAATTTGAGTGTTACAGGTTTTGTTGATGTAACTCTTGGTGACACTCAGGCGCGGGGTCTCGGAACAACTGATTTCTGGTTTGAGGTGGTCGATCAAACGCAAGGAGGAGTTTCGTCGGCGATTCCGTGTAATGTAATCATCAAAGTGACAAGTGAAAATGGTAATCCACCGGATGTCTCAATTCCTGGAATTATAGGAGGCTAA
- a CDS encoding type II and III secretion system protein, producing the protein MKKNYIFLFALCLLFVQASFGQARDARLKTKGYVNPQEIVSLDSTMRMDQALLVINELSKQFAGKIIIDLEKRKGPIGVYVVNQHWRDALDMILSRNGMMYVEEADYIRIMQAGAAPQVERGAGGAIPGEPPPTLDSRDVKISAVFFSTDITKMQEFGISWHFFRNKGKEPLEEFYLSSGLGLGDSTGHVPAMSRKSKSQMNIPPLSTGIGVLESPPEFKFANIDALIKFFGTNQLGEVLTSPDIIVRNGKPGRIQVGKDIFITSRDIAGNTINQLISTGTIIEVTPAIYTQSDTDFVYLNMTIEQSESAPGATGPEISRNQVKTHTLLYDGEETVIGGLIRTQEVNSREGIPFLKDLPWWFLGLRYLFGSDVKYNSKAELIILLKVELLQPIRERMLNRTTRQEIINNKRKANARDFEKNP; encoded by the coding sequence ATGAAAAAGAACTATATATTTCTATTTGCTCTTTGTTTGTTATTCGTTCAAGCATCTTTTGGTCAGGCACGTGATGCGCGATTAAAAACGAAGGGATATGTGAACCCGCAGGAAATTGTTTCACTCGATTCAACAATGCGAATGGATCAAGCTCTGCTTGTAATAAATGAATTGAGTAAACAATTTGCCGGGAAAATAATAATCGATTTAGAAAAAAGAAAAGGTCCGATCGGAGTGTATGTGGTGAATCAACACTGGCGCGACGCGCTGGATATGATTTTATCACGCAACGGTATGATGTATGTTGAAGAGGCTGATTACATCCGGATTATGCAAGCAGGAGCGGCACCGCAAGTAGAACGAGGTGCCGGCGGAGCAATCCCCGGAGAACCACCGCCGACTCTTGATAGCCGCGATGTGAAAATATCAGCTGTTTTCTTTAGTACCGATATAACAAAAATGCAAGAATTCGGCATAAGCTGGCATTTCTTCAGAAATAAGGGAAAAGAACCGCTCGAAGAATTTTATCTATCTTCAGGATTGGGGCTCGGCGATTCAACCGGACATGTTCCAGCAATGTCAAGAAAATCTAAGTCACAGATGAATATTCCTCCATTGAGCACTGGAATTGGAGTTCTGGAATCACCTCCTGAATTTAAGTTTGCCAACATTGATGCGTTAATAAAATTTTTCGGTACAAACCAACTGGGTGAAGTATTAACCAGCCCCGATATAATTGTACGAAACGGTAAGCCGGGAAGAATTCAGGTTGGAAAAGATATTTTTATAACTTCTCGTGATATCGCCGGCAATACAATCAACCAACTGATATCCACGGGAACGATAATAGAAGTTACACCGGCAATTTACACACAATCTGATACTGACTTTGTTTACCTCAATATGACAATTGAACAAAGCGAATCTGCGCCCGGTGCAACAGGTCCAGAAATTTCTCGTAATCAGGTAAAGACACATACATTGCTTTATGACGGGGAAGAAACGGTTATCGGCGGATTAATCCGGACACAGGAAGTCAACAGCAGAGAAGGAATTCCTTTCTTAAAAGATTTACCTTGGTGGTTCCTTGGATTAAGATATTTGTTCGGCTCAGATGTAAAATACAATTCGAAGGCTGAATTGATAATTCTTTTAAAAGTTGAATTGCTCCAGCCGATACGCGAAAGAATGCTGAATCGGACAACGCGACAAGAGATAATAAATAATAAACGCAAAGCCAATGCGCGCGATTTCGAAAAAAATCCATGA
- a CDS encoding PilT/PilU family type 4a pilus ATPase: protein MIEEAKSIIKQIVSNIPETSYGVERQMLIGDLVARQSQEERVIIKRMFDSFLMRMFEISASDIDLGGFGSQGKIWYRIHGTKKPDPTLPAFTFDEMNVLIQSILLERQRQFLYENRNLDFSYTIFENDQMHRFRADTYFDLDQIALNLRAINAEVRPYKSLEFHPNVTKVLSLAHTKEGLILVTGITGSGKSSTLDSILDMNNHQIDAHAVVIASPVEYVHRSDRCIIRHREVGRDVLSFKEGTVQSLRQDPDIIIIGELRDPDTILTALEVTDSGHKVFSTLHTSSAVDSIDRIIGEVPPIEQERVRLRLADVLQCVMSQKLVPSLDKKRVLAKEIMIATPSVRAAIKNTNTGEIYQMMSESGELGMCTMEQDLKRLYLQRKISLEVAMNFANNKRRLQQLLNIATTSDK from the coding sequence ATGATTGAAGAAGCAAAGTCGATAATAAAACAGATAGTAAGCAACATCCCCGAAACATCATACGGCGTCGAACGCCAAATGTTGATCGGTGATCTGGTTGCCCGTCAATCTCAAGAAGAACGGGTGATTATTAAGCGGATGTTCGATAGTTTTCTGATGCGAATGTTCGAAATCTCCGCTTCCGATATTGATCTTGGAGGATTTGGAAGCCAAGGAAAAATTTGGTACCGCATTCACGGCACAAAGAAACCCGATCCAACTCTTCCTGCTTTCACATTCGATGAAATGAATGTACTTATCCAGAGTATTCTGCTTGAACGACAAAGACAATTTTTATATGAAAATCGAAACCTTGATTTTTCATACACAATTTTCGAAAATGATCAAATGCATCGGTTCAGGGCTGATACTTACTTCGATCTGGATCAGATAGCGCTAAATCTTCGCGCAATCAATGCCGAAGTTCGTCCATACAAATCGCTCGAATTTCATCCCAATGTTACAAAAGTTTTAAGTCTGGCTCACACGAAGGAAGGGCTTATTTTAGTCACGGGTATAACCGGCTCAGGTAAAAGTTCAACCCTGGATAGCATTCTCGATATGAATAACCACCAGATCGATGCTCATGCTGTGGTCATTGCCTCGCCTGTTGAATACGTGCATCGATCTGATCGTTGTATCATCAGGCATCGGGAAGTAGGGCGTGATGTGCTTTCATTTAAGGAAGGTACGGTACAATCGCTTCGCCAGGATCCTGATATTATTATCATCGGTGAGCTTCGTGATCCCGATACTATTCTTACGGCGCTCGAGGTGACAGACAGCGGTCATAAAGTATTTTCCACGCTACATACATCATCAGCAGTCGATAGTATTGACAGAATAATCGGCGAGGTGCCCCCCATCGAACAAGAGCGCGTCCGCCTGCGATTGGCCGACGTTTTACAATGTGTTATGTCTCAAAAATTAGTACCCAGCTTAGATAAGAAACGTGTACTTGCGAAGGAAATTATGATTGCAACTCCATCTGTACGAGCCGCGATTAAGAATACCAACACGGGAGAGATATACCAGATGATGTCCGAATCGGGCGAACTCGGAATGTGCACGATGGAACAAGATTTAAAAAGATTATATCTACAACGAAAAATATCTCTCGAGGTAGCAATGAACTTTGCGAACAACAAGAGACGTTTGCAGCAATTGTTGAATATCGCGACTACGAGCGATAAATAA
- the tadA gene encoding Flp pilus assembly complex ATPase component TadA — protein MADVDITDKIGYTLLKKGIIDYETLERSLRVRESEDKKTRRNLGQILVTDFRIDHDLVFREVANLYAFREIYLSDELVDPPRIEFIKKYVDTLPENYRDLLIQTKMLPLKFDEKQPDKLIIIAGDPTDRNIPSVARNFGVKKYEVCYCRMKDLQNLLEQVVPPENEFLKLLANADVQLQTGVEDEGSVDEETLESEINKSALVNLVEGCLVEAVRSGSSDIHIIGKEGNRTEILMRLDGNLKIWHVQENTMPEAVAAVVKDRSKNVDRFEREMSQDGFIQRTIDGHQIRFRVSIMPIVGTEFKHKFESIVIRVLDDRKVITDLNKLGLQGPARDFFYKAISKPQGIVILTGPTGSGKSTTLIAALHQVIDPTVNVLTVEDPVEYIIKGARQLKIGPKMDFDLAIRGILRHDPDIVLVGEMRDKTTAEIAVKLANTGHLTFSTLHTNDAPSAISRLFKMGIEPFLIAYAINIVVAQRLIRTLCPLCKKPMKMTEKDKEIFNKFGFTDEMIKSATFYAPVGCEKCNGGWKGRAAIHEALYFTREIKQLIVTAGDEVDENALREQAIKDGMWTLRRSGMERMMEGATTLEEIIATTTED, from the coding sequence ATGGCAGATGTTGATATTACCGATAAAATAGGTTACACGCTTCTGAAGAAGGGTATCATAGATTATGAAACTCTTGAAAGATCGCTTCGTGTGCGCGAAAGTGAAGATAAGAAAACACGTCGCAATCTGGGGCAAATATTAGTAACCGATTTTCGAATAGATCACGATCTGGTTTTTCGGGAAGTCGCCAATCTCTATGCCTTTCGAGAAATTTACCTGAGCGATGAACTCGTCGATCCGCCGCGGATTGAATTTATTAAAAAATATGTAGATACTTTACCTGAAAATTACCGCGATCTTCTGATTCAGACTAAAATGTTGCCGCTGAAGTTTGATGAAAAGCAACCGGATAAATTAATAATAATTGCAGGAGATCCAACCGATCGAAACATACCATCGGTGGCAAGAAATTTTGGCGTGAAAAAATATGAGGTTTGTTACTGCAGGATGAAAGACTTGCAGAACCTGTTAGAACAAGTAGTGCCGCCCGAGAATGAATTTCTTAAGTTGCTTGCGAATGCCGACGTTCAGTTACAAACTGGTGTGGAAGATGAGGGGAGCGTTGATGAGGAAACACTCGAAAGTGAAATTAACAAAAGCGCTCTTGTCAATTTGGTGGAAGGATGTCTGGTCGAAGCAGTTCGGTCCGGATCGAGCGATATTCATATAATCGGGAAAGAAGGTAACAGGACCGAAATCCTGATGCGGCTCGATGGCAATTTGAAAATATGGCATGTCCAGGAAAATACAATGCCTGAAGCAGTTGCTGCCGTTGTAAAAGACCGATCGAAAAATGTTGATCGGTTTGAGCGTGAAATGTCGCAGGACGGTTTTATCCAGCGAACAATCGACGGGCACCAGATCCGTTTCAGAGTTTCAATCATGCCGATCGTTGGTACCGAGTTCAAACATAAATTCGAAAGTATTGTTATCCGTGTTTTAGATGACCGTAAAGTTATCACCGATCTCAACAAACTCGGTCTTCAAGGACCGGCGCGCGACTTTTTCTACAAAGCAATTTCCAAACCTCAAGGAATTGTGATATTAACAGGTCCAACCGGAAGTGGAAAAAGTACAACACTGATTGCCGCACTCCATCAAGTCATAGATCCGACTGTAAACGTTTTAACGGTCGAAGATCCTGTAGAATATATAATTAAAGGTGCAAGGCAGTTAAAAATTGGACCGAAGATGGATTTCGATCTTGCGATACGCGGTATTCTCCGTCACGATCCTGATATTGTGCTGGTTGGTGAGATGCGCGATAAAACTACAGCCGAAATAGCTGTGAAGCTTGCAAACACGGGACATCTGACATTTTCAACATTGCACACAAACGATGCACCGAGCGCAATTTCACGTCTGTTTAAAATGGGGATAGAACCTTTTCTGATCGCGTATGCTATAAATATTGTGGTCGCACAAAGGTTGATAAGAACCTTATGTCCACTTTGTAAAAAACCTATGAAGATGACCGAGAAAGATAAGGAAATATTCAATAAGTTCGGATTTACCGATGAAATGATAAAGAGTGCTACATTTTATGCCCCGGTCGGATGTGAAAAATGTAATGGTGGCTGGAAAGGGCGGGCGGCCATCCACGAAGCATTATATTTTACACGTGAAATTAAACAATTGATAGTAACCGCAGGAGACGAAGTTGATGAGAATGCGCTTCGTGAACAAGCGATCAAAGACGGAATGTGGACATTGCGCCGCTCAGGTATGGAAAGAATGATGGAAGGGGCCACAACATTAGAAGAAATAATTGCTACTACAACGGAAGATTGA
- a CDS encoding type II secretion system F family protein, whose protein sequence is MPEFRIEGISTSGKAIQGIIEAENPRVAKQKSQQMAATRKFKLLRVLPRATFLYKVQRGGEKPLLGEQKAFTKEEVQDALSKMGFRVLSVRKKTVDFKIKPPNAEIVTFVRVSADLIRQKLPYNEILQLMVNDIENKTLRDSIREINNELKQGKDSEKVFVKQEGVLGRFAAHMLGLASKSGNMAEIYDSTAKFLERRAEFKKNLKSALIMPAVTLVALFGACVYYVGFIFPDMAEVFVRLKVDMRQFPMTYYSLQMSYFLQDNFLVILILTLIPIVFAIRFFTTERGRFILDQYIWKIPVLGSLLHKSAIEIFCRVFYALYSGAGENIDVIRMAAEACSNKYMEHQIKTIAIPMMVERGAGITEAFEASNVFTKTAISRFHSGAETGTVKHTALQLAEYYEKETNYKMRNAIDFIQLWVNMIIMIVLTLLTLVSSETATFHPSSMGGK, encoded by the coding sequence ATGCCTGAATTTCGGATAGAGGGTATCTCGACTTCTGGAAAAGCGATACAGGGAATTATAGAAGCCGAGAATCCTCGTGTTGCAAAACAAAAATCGCAGCAAATGGCTGCGACGAGAAAATTTAAGTTGCTACGTGTTCTGCCGCGTGCTACATTCTTATATAAAGTTCAGCGTGGCGGAGAAAAACCGTTGCTGGGTGAGCAAAAAGCTTTCACCAAAGAGGAAGTTCAGGATGCCCTTTCCAAAATGGGATTCCGTGTTCTCAGCGTGCGGAAGAAGACAGTTGATTTTAAAATTAAACCTCCCAACGCAGAAATTGTCACATTCGTTCGGGTAAGCGCAGATCTCATCCGTCAGAAATTACCATACAATGAGATTTTACAACTTATGGTAAATGACATCGAAAATAAAACTCTCCGCGATTCTATCCGTGAAATCAATAATGAATTGAAACAAGGTAAAGACAGCGAGAAAGTTTTTGTTAAACAAGAAGGGGTGTTGGGCAGATTTGCCGCGCACATGCTAGGGCTAGCGTCAAAGAGCGGAAATATGGCTGAGATTTACGATAGCACGGCGAAATTCCTTGAGCGACGCGCTGAATTCAAAAAAAACCTAAAGAGCGCACTCATCATGCCCGCAGTAACGCTGGTAGCATTGTTCGGTGCTTGCGTTTATTATGTGGGATTCATTTTCCCGGATATGGCTGAAGTCTTTGTCAGATTAAAAGTGGATATGCGTCAGTTTCCTATGACCTACTATTCATTGCAAATGAGTTATTTTCTTCAAGATAATTTTCTTGTCATACTCATCCTCACGCTGATACCGATTGTGTTTGCAATCCGATTTTTTACTACTGAGAGAGGAAGATTTATTCTCGATCAATACATATGGAAAATCCCGGTGTTAGGTTCTTTGCTCCATAAATCGGCAATCGAAATTTTTTGCCGTGTATTTTATGCTTTATATAGCGGGGCAGGTGAGAACATCGACGTGATCAGGATGGCTGCCGAAGCGTGCAGTAATAAATATATGGAACACCAGATAAAAACAATTGCAATTCCGATGATGGTTGAAAGAGGCGCCGGCATCACCGAGGCGTTCGAGGCAAGCAACGTTTTCACTAAAACAGCGATATCCCGTTTCCATTCCGGCGCTGAAACCGGTACTGTAAAACACACCGCATTACAGCTCGCCGAGTATTATGAAAAAGAAACAAATTATAAAATGAGAAACGCGATCGATTTTATCCAACTTTGGGTGAATATGATAATCATGATCGTATTGACTTTATTGACACTCGTATCTTCTGAAACGGCTACATTCCACCCAAGTAGCATGGGTGGTAAATGA
- the hydA gene encoding dihydropyrimidinase: MALLIKNGTIITAESVSQQDILIEDEKISRIEPNIYLDEVESIDAEGKYVIPGGVDVHTHLDMVLGNIVSRDDFETGTRAAAFGGTTTIIDYATQSRGMRMQNALELWHSKASGKSSIDYSFHMIVTELGNSFDEDIKYLMSEGVTSFKLFMAYPGSLMVDDETIFQALKISNEYGGLICLHAEDGNDIEARVKQALGAGNISPKYHALTRPPSTEAIAVKRAIDLAAKAEAPLYIVHVSSSDALKEIEEGKQMNFPVLGETCPQYLFLSTNDIDKPNFEGAKYVFTPPVREQNHQEALWEGLRLNTLDVVATDHCPFNFIGDKELGRDNFSKIPNGGPGIENRLHLLFEGGVNNRRISLNRWVDLVSTRPAKIFGLYPKKGTITVGSDADITIWDPTKKHRISSSTHHMRVDYNMYEGVEIRGDASVVLSRGKVIVADRTWRGSSNHGRFLARGVSDIR; encoded by the coding sequence ATGGCATTATTGATAAAGAATGGAACAATTATAACAGCGGAATCTGTTTCGCAGCAAGATATTTTAATAGAAGATGAAAAAATATCACGTATTGAACCAAATATATATTTAGATGAAGTTGAGTCAATCGATGCGGAAGGAAAATATGTTATACCCGGTGGCGTGGATGTGCACACGCATCTCGATATGGTGTTGGGTAATATTGTTTCTCGCGATGACTTTGAAACAGGAACCCGTGCCGCCGCTTTTGGTGGAACGACTACTATAATAGATTATGCAACACAATCGCGAGGAATGCGAATGCAAAATGCTCTGGAACTCTGGCATAGCAAAGCTTCTGGTAAATCATCTATAGATTATAGTTTTCATATGATTGTTACAGAATTGGGGAATTCATTCGACGAAGATATCAAATATCTTATGAGCGAAGGTGTTACCAGTTTTAAATTATTCATGGCGTATCCCGGATCGTTGATGGTAGATGATGAAACGATTTTTCAAGCTCTAAAAATTTCAAACGAGTACGGAGGATTAATTTGTCTGCACGCAGAGGATGGAAATGATATTGAGGCACGTGTTAAGCAAGCTCTTGGAGCTGGGAATATATCACCTAAATATCATGCGTTAACGCGTCCCCCATCAACTGAAGCGATTGCGGTGAAGAGAGCGATCGACCTTGCGGCAAAAGCCGAAGCGCCTTTATATATTGTTCACGTTTCTTCATCCGATGCGTTAAAAGAAATTGAGGAAGGAAAACAAATGAATTTTCCGGTTCTTGGAGAAACATGTCCGCAGTATTTGTTCCTATCGACGAATGATATTGATAAACCAAATTTTGAAGGTGCGAAGTATGTATTTACACCTCCAGTGCGTGAACAGAATCATCAAGAAGCATTATGGGAAGGATTAAGATTGAATACTCTTGATGTAGTTGCAACGGATCATTGTCCTTTTAATTTTATTGGGGACAAAGAACTTGGACGTGATAATTTTTCAAAAATTCCGAATGGCGGACCTGGGATTGAAAATAGACTGCATTTACTTTTCGAAGGTGGTGTAAATAATAGAAGAATTTCTTTGAATCGTTGGGTCGATCTTGTTTCAACCCGACCGGCGAAAATATTCGGTTTGTATCCTAAAAAAGGGACTATAACAGTTGGTAGTGACGCCGATATTACAATTTGGGATCCTACCAAAAAACATCGAATTTCTTCAAGTACTCATCATATGAGAGTCGACTACAATATGTATGAGGGAGTAGAAATCAGAGGAGATGCTTCAGTTGTTCTTTCCCGTGGTAAAGTTATTGTCGCGGATAGAACGTGGAGAGGGAGTTCAAATCATGGCAGATTCTTAGCGAGGGGTGTGTCGGATATTAGATAA